In Dunckerocampus dactyliophorus isolate RoL2022-P2 chromosome 14, RoL_Ddac_1.1, whole genome shotgun sequence, one DNA window encodes the following:
- the epas1b gene encoding endothelial PAS domain-containing protein 1b isoform X1 produces MTANKDKKRSSSERRKEKSRDAARCRRSKETEVFYELAHQLPLPHSVSAHLDKASIMRLAISFLRTRTLFTTTGCEGDYEQMSSLYLKSLEGFITVVTSDGDMIFLSENINKFMGLTQVELTGHSIFDFTHPCDHDEIRENLSLKTSSSGFRKKSKEQSTERDFFMRMKCTVTNRGRTVNLKSASWKVLHCTGHLKMYNSGPSQVLCEPPLTCTVLMCEPIPHPSNIEAPLDSRTFLSRHSMDMKFTYCDDRVTELMGYTPDDLLGRSVYDFYHALDSESVTKSHHNLCTKGQAVCGQYRMLAKSGGYVWVETQGTVIYNNRNSQPQCIVCINYVLSDIEEKSTIFSLEQTESLFKPRLTSSFFTAAAAGVAGEPGDFTKLKEEPEDLAQLAPTPGDTIISLDFGGPHFEESAKQATYGHLPTAAVPLPGPPCWTSESHKVVSPPAAGDMVNMVATFTAQQNPPPCSTSPSLSSCSTPSSPGDYYSTTDSDVKEELTERLFALDTESNSPVTTEKDLSDFDLETLAPYIPMDGEDFQLNPIIADSEPLEVGVSMGGSMGSGGGGLPHSQQIPQQSFSNIASLFQPLSSPPQEQSRYRSQPATTSSWAPGEESGSGRGTLDPRVRSYMIGHMQNPPYQAPASTPLSSMGGIQNLQWPPDPLLTYHQHANKSHHLDSLSGDLRSSYQQNLQQVLQKERSMEDFGRAYRDMSPPPRMDSAFKRSFAQMAGECKTSESIWKKMRSNVSGCGMRGDNRTQCLGTLQQHRKSQYPGSMAGLASRLLGPSFESSCLPELTRYDCEVNVPLQGNLHLLQGCDLLRALDQAT; encoded by the exons GCTGTGAAGGTGATTATGAGCAGATGAGCAGCTTGTACCTGAAATCTCTGGAGGGCTTCATCACCGTGGTAACGTCTGACGGCGACATGATCTTCCTGTCGGAAAACATCAACAAATTCATGGGGCTCACACAG GTGGAGCTGACAGgtcacagcatctttgacttCACGCACCCATGTGACCACGACGAGatcagagagaacctcagcctCAAAACCAGCA GCAGCGGCTtcagaaaaaagagcaaagagcaaagcaCCGAGAGGGATTTCTTCATGCGGATGAAATGCACCGTGACCAACAGGGGGCGCACCGTTAACCTCAAGTCTGCCAGCTGGAAA GTGCTGCACTGCACGGGCCACCTGAAGATGTACAACAGCGGCCCCTCACAGGTGCTGTGCGAACCGCCGCTCACCTGCACTGTGCTGATGTGCGAGCCCATCCCCCACCCCTCCAACATCGAGGCGCCCCTCGACAGCCGGACCTTCCTGAGCAGACACAGCATGGACATGAAGTTCACCTACTGCGACGACAG aGTGACTGAGTTGATGGGTTACACTCCTGATGatctgctgggccgctcagtctATGACTTCTATCACGCTCTGGACTCTGAGAGCGTCACCAAGAGCCACCACAACC TGTGCACCAAAGGCCAGGCAGTGTGCGGTCAGTATCGCATGCTGGCAAAGAGCGGAGGTTACGTGTGGGTAGAAACGCAGGGTACCGTCATCTACAACAACCGGAACTCTCAGCCTCAGTGCATTGTCTGCATAAACTACGTCCTTAG TGACATCGAGGAGAAGTCCACCATCTTCTCCCTGGAGCAGACCGAGTCTCTGTTCAAGCCCCGCCTCACTAGCAGCTTTTTCACCGCCGCAGCAGCAGGAGTTGCCGGGGAGCCTGGAGACTTCACCAAACTCAAAGAGGAGCCGGAGGACCTCGCCCAGCTGGCACCCACGCCCGGAGACACCATCATCAGCCTGGACTTCG GTGGTCCTCATTTTGAGGAGTCCGCAAAGCAGGCGACATACGGCCATCTGCCCACTGCCGCCGTGCCCCTGCCAGGCCCACCGTGCTGGACCAGTGAGAGCCACAAGGTTGTCTCGCCTCCGGCTGCAGGGGACATGGTTAACATGGTGGCCACTTTCACGGCCCAGCAGAACCCGCCGCCGTGTAGCACAAGTCCAAGCCTGAGCAGCTGCTCCACG CCCAGCAGCCCAGGCGACTACTACAGCACCACTGACAGCGACGTGAAGGAGGAGCTAACTGAGCGGCTCTTTGCTCTGGACACAGAGAGCAACAGTCCCGTTACCACtgag AAGGACTTGAGTGACTTTGACCTGGAGACCTTGGCTCCTTACATCCCCATGGACGGTGAAGACTTCCAGCTCAATCCCATCATTGCAGACTCGGAGCCTCTGGAAGTGGGCGTGTCCATGGGGGGCTCTATGGGGAGTGGCGGCGGTGGCCTCCCTCACTCCCAGCAGATCCCCCAGCAGAGCTTCAGCAACATCGCCAGCCTCTTCCAGCCGCTTTCCTCGCCCCCTCAGGAGCAAAGCCGCTATCGGTCCCAGCCTGCCACTACCTCCTCCTGGGCTCCGGGGGAGGAGAGTGGGTCCGGCAGGGGGACCCTGGACCCAAGGGTGCGGTCCTACATGATAGGGCACATGCAGAATCCCCCGTACCAAGCGCCTGCCAGCACCCCTCTGTCTTCCATGGGGGGCATTCAGAACCTGCAATGGCCCCCTGATCCTCTGTTAACGTATCACCAACACGCCAACAAAAGTCACCACTTGGACTCTTTGTCTGGAGACCTGCGTTCGTCCTACCAGCAGAACCTGCAGCAGGTCCTGCAGAAGGAGAG gtcCATGGAGGACTTTGGACGAGCTTACAGAGACATGAGTCCTCCTCCTCGAATGGACAGCGCCTTTAAACGCTCTTTCGCTCAGATGGCG GGTGAATGTAAGACGTCAGAAAGCATATGGAAGAAGATGAGGAGCAACGTGTCTG GTTGTGGGATGAGAGGAGACAACAGGACTCAGTGTTTGGGAACTCTGCAACAACACAGGAAGTCTCAGTATCCAGGAAGTATGGCAG GTCTCGCCAGTCGCTTACTGGGTCCATCATTTGAGTCCTCCTGTCTGCCGGAGTTGACCCGCTACGACTGCGAGGTCAACGTGCCGCTGCAGGGCAACCTGCACCTCCTGCAGGGCTGCGATCTTCTGCGAGCCTTGGACCAGGCCACCTAG
- the epas1b gene encoding endothelial PAS domain-containing protein 1b isoform X2, translated as MTANKDKKRSSSERRKEKSRDAARCRRSKETEVFYELAHQLPLPHSVSAHLDKASIMRLAISFLRTRTLFTTTGCEGDYEQMSSLYLKSLEGFITVVTSDGDMIFLSENINKFMGLTQVELTGHSIFDFTHPCDHDEIRENLSLKTSSSGFRKKSKEQSTERDFFMRMKCTVTNRGRTVNLKSASWKVLHCTGHLKMYNSGPSQVLCEPPLTCTVLMCEPIPHPSNIEAPLDSRTFLSRHSMDMKFTYCDDRVTELMGYTPDDLLGRSVYDFYHALDSESVTKSHHNLCTKGQAVCGQYRMLAKSGGYVWVETQGTVIYNNRNSQPQCIVCINYVLSDIEEKSTIFSLEQTESLFKPRLTSSFFTAAAAGVAGEPGDFTKLKEEPEDLAQLAPTPGDTIISLDFGGPHFEESAKQATYGHLPTAAVPLPGPPCWTSESHKVVSPPAAGDMVNMVATFTAQQNPPPCSTSPSLSSCSTPSSPGDYYSTTDSDVKEELTERLFALDTESNSPVTTEDLSDFDLETLAPYIPMDGEDFQLNPIIADSEPLEVGVSMGGSMGSGGGGLPHSQQIPQQSFSNIASLFQPLSSPPQEQSRYRSQPATTSSWAPGEESGSGRGTLDPRVRSYMIGHMQNPPYQAPASTPLSSMGGIQNLQWPPDPLLTYHQHANKSHHLDSLSGDLRSSYQQNLQQVLQKERSMEDFGRAYRDMSPPPRMDSAFKRSFAQMAGECKTSESIWKKMRSNVSGCGMRGDNRTQCLGTLQQHRKSQYPGSMAGLASRLLGPSFESSCLPELTRYDCEVNVPLQGNLHLLQGCDLLRALDQAT; from the exons GCTGTGAAGGTGATTATGAGCAGATGAGCAGCTTGTACCTGAAATCTCTGGAGGGCTTCATCACCGTGGTAACGTCTGACGGCGACATGATCTTCCTGTCGGAAAACATCAACAAATTCATGGGGCTCACACAG GTGGAGCTGACAGgtcacagcatctttgacttCACGCACCCATGTGACCACGACGAGatcagagagaacctcagcctCAAAACCAGCA GCAGCGGCTtcagaaaaaagagcaaagagcaaagcaCCGAGAGGGATTTCTTCATGCGGATGAAATGCACCGTGACCAACAGGGGGCGCACCGTTAACCTCAAGTCTGCCAGCTGGAAA GTGCTGCACTGCACGGGCCACCTGAAGATGTACAACAGCGGCCCCTCACAGGTGCTGTGCGAACCGCCGCTCACCTGCACTGTGCTGATGTGCGAGCCCATCCCCCACCCCTCCAACATCGAGGCGCCCCTCGACAGCCGGACCTTCCTGAGCAGACACAGCATGGACATGAAGTTCACCTACTGCGACGACAG aGTGACTGAGTTGATGGGTTACACTCCTGATGatctgctgggccgctcagtctATGACTTCTATCACGCTCTGGACTCTGAGAGCGTCACCAAGAGCCACCACAACC TGTGCACCAAAGGCCAGGCAGTGTGCGGTCAGTATCGCATGCTGGCAAAGAGCGGAGGTTACGTGTGGGTAGAAACGCAGGGTACCGTCATCTACAACAACCGGAACTCTCAGCCTCAGTGCATTGTCTGCATAAACTACGTCCTTAG TGACATCGAGGAGAAGTCCACCATCTTCTCCCTGGAGCAGACCGAGTCTCTGTTCAAGCCCCGCCTCACTAGCAGCTTTTTCACCGCCGCAGCAGCAGGAGTTGCCGGGGAGCCTGGAGACTTCACCAAACTCAAAGAGGAGCCGGAGGACCTCGCCCAGCTGGCACCCACGCCCGGAGACACCATCATCAGCCTGGACTTCG GTGGTCCTCATTTTGAGGAGTCCGCAAAGCAGGCGACATACGGCCATCTGCCCACTGCCGCCGTGCCCCTGCCAGGCCCACCGTGCTGGACCAGTGAGAGCCACAAGGTTGTCTCGCCTCCGGCTGCAGGGGACATGGTTAACATGGTGGCCACTTTCACGGCCCAGCAGAACCCGCCGCCGTGTAGCACAAGTCCAAGCCTGAGCAGCTGCTCCACG CCCAGCAGCCCAGGCGACTACTACAGCACCACTGACAGCGACGTGAAGGAGGAGCTAACTGAGCGGCTCTTTGCTCTGGACACAGAGAGCAACAGTCCCGTTACCACtgag GACTTGAGTGACTTTGACCTGGAGACCTTGGCTCCTTACATCCCCATGGACGGTGAAGACTTCCAGCTCAATCCCATCATTGCAGACTCGGAGCCTCTGGAAGTGGGCGTGTCCATGGGGGGCTCTATGGGGAGTGGCGGCGGTGGCCTCCCTCACTCCCAGCAGATCCCCCAGCAGAGCTTCAGCAACATCGCCAGCCTCTTCCAGCCGCTTTCCTCGCCCCCTCAGGAGCAAAGCCGCTATCGGTCCCAGCCTGCCACTACCTCCTCCTGGGCTCCGGGGGAGGAGAGTGGGTCCGGCAGGGGGACCCTGGACCCAAGGGTGCGGTCCTACATGATAGGGCACATGCAGAATCCCCCGTACCAAGCGCCTGCCAGCACCCCTCTGTCTTCCATGGGGGGCATTCAGAACCTGCAATGGCCCCCTGATCCTCTGTTAACGTATCACCAACACGCCAACAAAAGTCACCACTTGGACTCTTTGTCTGGAGACCTGCGTTCGTCCTACCAGCAGAACCTGCAGCAGGTCCTGCAGAAGGAGAG gtcCATGGAGGACTTTGGACGAGCTTACAGAGACATGAGTCCTCCTCCTCGAATGGACAGCGCCTTTAAACGCTCTTTCGCTCAGATGGCG GGTGAATGTAAGACGTCAGAAAGCATATGGAAGAAGATGAGGAGCAACGTGTCTG GTTGTGGGATGAGAGGAGACAACAGGACTCAGTGTTTGGGAACTCTGCAACAACACAGGAAGTCTCAGTATCCAGGAAGTATGGCAG GTCTCGCCAGTCGCTTACTGGGTCCATCATTTGAGTCCTCCTGTCTGCCGGAGTTGACCCGCTACGACTGCGAGGTCAACGTGCCGCTGCAGGGCAACCTGCACCTCCTGCAGGGCTGCGATCTTCTGCGAGCCTTGGACCAGGCCACCTAG